A section of the Longimicrobium sp. genome encodes:
- the rplK gene encoding 50S ribosomal protein L11 — MAKKVTGFIKLQVPAAAANPAPPVGPALGQHGVNIMEFCKQFNARTQGQPGMIIPVEITVYADRSFTFITKTPPAAVLIKKAIGLDKGSASSKKTKVGTLSQEQLRSIAETKMPDLNAADIEGAMRQIAGTARSMGVEVAK, encoded by the coding sequence ATGGCGAAGAAAGTCACCGGGTTCATCAAGCTCCAGGTTCCCGCCGCCGCGGCCAACCCGGCGCCCCCCGTGGGCCCCGCGCTGGGCCAGCACGGCGTGAACATCATGGAGTTCTGCAAGCAGTTCAACGCGCGCACGCAGGGTCAGCCGGGGATGATCATCCCCGTCGAGATCACCGTGTACGCGGACCGCTCCTTCACGTTCATCACCAAGACGCCCCCGGCGGCGGTGCTGATCAAGAAGGCCATCGGCCTGGACAAGGGCTCCGCCTCGTCGAAGAAGACCAAGGTGGGCACGCTCTCGCAGGAGCAGCTGCGCAGCATCGCCGAAACCAAGATGCCCGACCTGAACGCGGCCGACATCGAGGGCGCCATGCGCCAGATCGCCGGCACCGCCCGGTCGATGGGCGTCGAGGTGGCGAAGTAA
- the rplA gene encoding 50S ribosomal protein L1, with translation MPKHGKKFRDAQARVPEGSTFQPAEAVSLVKELSFAKFDETVEAAVRLGVDPRHADQIVRGAVVLPHGTGKTARVLVIAQGDRAREAEEAGADFVGTEYVQKIKDGWLDFDVCVATPDMMGQVGQLGRILGPRGLMPTPKAGTVTMDVSRAVREIKAGKIEFRVDRTGNVHVPIGKVSFEPAKLEENLSAFMDTVIRAKPAAAKGQYVRGLTVSSTMGPGVPVDANLFRRS, from the coding sequence ATGCCAAAGCACGGGAAAAAGTTCCGCGACGCGCAGGCCCGTGTGCCCGAGGGATCGACGTTTCAGCCCGCCGAGGCCGTAAGCCTCGTCAAGGAGCTGAGCTTCGCCAAGTTCGACGAGACGGTGGAAGCCGCCGTCCGCCTTGGCGTCGACCCGAGGCACGCGGACCAGATCGTCCGCGGCGCCGTCGTCCTTCCCCACGGTACGGGGAAGACCGCCCGCGTGCTCGTGATCGCCCAGGGCGACCGCGCGCGTGAGGCGGAGGAAGCCGGTGCCGATTTCGTGGGCACCGAGTACGTCCAGAAGATCAAGGACGGCTGGCTGGATTTCGACGTCTGCGTCGCCACGCCCGACATGATGGGCCAGGTGGGCCAGCTGGGGCGCATCCTGGGCCCCCGCGGCCTGATGCCCACGCCCAAGGCGGGCACGGTGACGATGGACGTTTCGCGCGCGGTGCGCGAGATCAAGGCCGGCAAGATCGAGTTCCGCGTGGACCGCACGGGCAACGTGCACGTTCCCATCGGGAAGGTGTCGTTCGAGCCGGCGAAGCTGGAAGAGAACCTGAGCGCCTTCATGGACACGGTGATCCGGGCCAAGCCGGCGGCTGCCAAGGGGCAGTACGTGCGCGGGCTGACGGTTTCCAGCACCATGGGACCCGGCGTTCCGGTGGATGCCAACCTTTTCCGGCGGAGCTGA
- the rplJ gene encoding 50S ribosomal protein L10 encodes MRKDEKNVVVTELQQKLGDASAFYLTDFTGLSVKQITEFRSRLRKQGVDYVVVKNTLAIRALDGLELPDIAGFFTGPTGVVIGREDAVAPAKVLADFAREFGDRPTVKVGVVDRKPFDPAQVRQLADMPPREVLLAQIAGGLQAPMARLAGGMSQLIAGFARAVDQLRQQKEEAGA; translated from the coding sequence ATGAGGAAAGACGAGAAGAACGTCGTCGTCACCGAGCTCCAGCAGAAGCTGGGCGACGCGAGCGCGTTCTACCTGACGGACTTCACCGGCCTGAGCGTGAAGCAGATCACCGAGTTCCGCAGCCGCCTGCGCAAGCAGGGCGTGGACTACGTGGTGGTCAAGAACACGCTGGCCATCCGGGCCCTCGACGGCCTGGAGCTGCCCGACATCGCGGGCTTCTTCACCGGCCCCACGGGGGTGGTGATCGGCCGCGAGGACGCGGTTGCGCCGGCCAAGGTGCTGGCCGACTTCGCCCGGGAGTTCGGCGACCGCCCCACCGTGAAGGTGGGCGTGGTGGACCGGAAGCCCTTCGACCCGGCGCAGGTGCGGCAGCTGGCCGACATGCCGCCCCGCGAGGTGCTGCTGGCGCAGATCGCCGGCGGCCTGCAGGCGCCGATGGCGCGCCTGGCGGGTGGGATGAGCCAGCTCATCGCCGGCTTTGCCCGCGCGGTGGACCAGCTCCGGCAGCAGAAGGAAGAGGCGGGGGCCTGA